The following proteins come from a genomic window of Sander vitreus isolate 19-12246 chromosome 14, sanVit1, whole genome shotgun sequence:
- the tuft1b gene encoding tuftelin 1b isoform X1 encodes MSGSVTRIEENGDEDNKANVRCRRLRLTLQDQDQSGCTSDRNSNKESSIAVVLPQKPEEQEETLVTPTEVKVEVIKVFLEARPDKAESVRMLTDEVSQIQEVRYCLKTLREQMAARQNTTNNKYPVSGFRVNMPSSKPAVTYGNTVLTESDAQVGDNQDESVRLREATKRLYAQLKEMDKRHQEERERLQAESQQYGVRLAEQSERLQKAEERSEERDQQVEELQRLLGNMEIENSILKDKLAAGEAELLQLKADREEGEENEQRCEKLEKEVALLKEKIHHLDDMLKSQQRKVRHMIEQLQNSRTVIQERDRFIRDLEERVAFLEAENREMHDHMEYFLAGQDPPPLTSTENKPEVVYSKKLTPMTQTDKALPLIKVIEIKS; translated from the exons GTCAGATGCAGGCGGCTTAGACTCACTCTACAAGATCAGGATCAGTCAGGCTGCACCTCCGACCGGAACAGCAACAAG GAGAGCAGCATAGCAGTAGTGCTGCCACAGAAACCAGAGGAGCAGGAAGAAACACTAGTCACTCCCACAGAAGTAAAAGTTGAAGTCATTAAG GTTTTCCTCGAAGCCCGTCCAGATAAAGCAGAGAGCGTCAGAATGCTGACGGACGAAGTGTCGCAGATTCAGGAG GTGAGGTACTGTCTGAAGACTCTGAGAGAGCAGATGGCAGCCAGGCAGAACACTACCAATAACAAG TATCCAGTCAGTGGCTTCAGAGTCAACATGCCCAGCAGCAAACCAGCTGTCACCTATGGCAACACTGTTCTCACCGAGTCAGACG CTCAGGTTGGGGATAATCAGGACGAGAGTGTAAGGCTGAGGGAGGCGACCAAGCGTCTGTACGCACAGCTGAAGGAGATGGACAAGAGGcatcaggaggagagggagagactgcAG GCCGAGTCACAGCAGTATGGTGTTCGTCTGGCTGAGCAATCTGAGCGGCTGCAGAAGGCTGAGGAGCGGTCGGAAGAGAGGGATCAGCAGGTGGAGGAGCTGCAAAGGCTGCTTGGAAACATGGAGATAGAGAACAGCATCCTCAAAGACAAGCTGGCAGCAGGGGAGgcagagctgctgcagctcaaAGCAGACcgggaggaaggggaggagaatgAACAGAG gtgtgAAAAGCTGGAGAAGGAGGTGGCTCTCCTGAAGGAAAAGATTCATCACCTTGACGACATGTTAAAGAGTCAGCAGAGGAAAGTCCGCCACATGATCGAACAG CTGCAGAACTCCAGAACGGTCATCCAAGAGAGAGATCGATTCATCAGGGATCTGGAGGAGAGGGTGGCTTTCCTGGAAGCTGAG AACAGAGAAATGCATGACCACATGGAGTACTTCCTGGCAGGCCAGGATCCTCCCCCCCTGACGTCCACTGAGAACAAGCCAGAGGTTGTTTACAG TAAAAAACTCACACCGATGACTCAGACCGACAAGGCCCTCCCGCTCATCAAAGTCATCGAGATCAAGTCCTGA
- the tuft1b gene encoding tuftelin 1b isoform X2: MSGSVTRIEENGDEDNKANVRCRRLRLTLQDQDQSGCTSDRNSNKESSIAVVLPQKPEEQEETLVTPTEVKVEVIKVFLEARPDKAESVRMLTDEVSQIQEVRYCLKTLREQMAARQNTTNNKVGDNQDESVRLREATKRLYAQLKEMDKRHQEERERLQAESQQYGVRLAEQSERLQKAEERSEERDQQVEELQRLLGNMEIENSILKDKLAAGEAELLQLKADREEGEENEQRCEKLEKEVALLKEKIHHLDDMLKSQQRKVRHMIEQLQNSRTVIQERDRFIRDLEERVAFLEAENREMHDHMEYFLAGQDPPPLTSTENKPEVVYSKKLTPMTQTDKALPLIKVIEIKS; encoded by the exons GTCAGATGCAGGCGGCTTAGACTCACTCTACAAGATCAGGATCAGTCAGGCTGCACCTCCGACCGGAACAGCAACAAG GAGAGCAGCATAGCAGTAGTGCTGCCACAGAAACCAGAGGAGCAGGAAGAAACACTAGTCACTCCCACAGAAGTAAAAGTTGAAGTCATTAAG GTTTTCCTCGAAGCCCGTCCAGATAAAGCAGAGAGCGTCAGAATGCTGACGGACGAAGTGTCGCAGATTCAGGAG GTGAGGTACTGTCTGAAGACTCTGAGAGAGCAGATGGCAGCCAGGCAGAACACTACCAATAACAAG GTTGGGGATAATCAGGACGAGAGTGTAAGGCTGAGGGAGGCGACCAAGCGTCTGTACGCACAGCTGAAGGAGATGGACAAGAGGcatcaggaggagagggagagactgcAG GCCGAGTCACAGCAGTATGGTGTTCGTCTGGCTGAGCAATCTGAGCGGCTGCAGAAGGCTGAGGAGCGGTCGGAAGAGAGGGATCAGCAGGTGGAGGAGCTGCAAAGGCTGCTTGGAAACATGGAGATAGAGAACAGCATCCTCAAAGACAAGCTGGCAGCAGGGGAGgcagagctgctgcagctcaaAGCAGACcgggaggaaggggaggagaatgAACAGAG gtgtgAAAAGCTGGAGAAGGAGGTGGCTCTCCTGAAGGAAAAGATTCATCACCTTGACGACATGTTAAAGAGTCAGCAGAGGAAAGTCCGCCACATGATCGAACAG CTGCAGAACTCCAGAACGGTCATCCAAGAGAGAGATCGATTCATCAGGGATCTGGAGGAGAGGGTGGCTTTCCTGGAAGCTGAG AACAGAGAAATGCATGACCACATGGAGTACTTCCTGGCAGGCCAGGATCCTCCCCCCCTGACGTCCACTGAGAACAAGCCAGAGGTTGTTTACAG TAAAAAACTCACACCGATGACTCAGACCGACAAGGCCCTCCCGCTCATCAAAGTCATCGAGATCAAGTCCTGA
- the LOC144528656 gene encoding protein C1orf43 homolog, whose translation MAESLSGVNVVLVMAYGSLVFVLLFIFVKRQIMRFAMRSRRGPHAPIGHNAPKTLREEIDSRLSKVQEIRFEPRLLSEEDDRLKQGSQISCYNYLYRMKALDAIRDSGIPLQEISRCPSAFTGRSFRNWLLELRNSHSLIKSSRSALIDRLLEGYDSARHGTGVFGEAEFLEYQQALNELADVVKAYSSTTSLDQHHQSAAKDLTGSPVRSTPSTIQVTYLPSTGQRSKRPKHFLELKSFKDNYNTLESTL comes from the exons ATGGCAGAGTCATTATCAGGGGTTAATGTTGTTCTGGTTATGGCCTATGGAAGCTTG GTGTTTGTGCTGCTGTTTATCTTCGTCAAAAGGCAAATCATGCGATTTGCAATGAGATCCCGCAGAGGACCCCATGCACCTATTGGCCACAATGCACCTAAG ACTCTGAGGGAAGAGATTGACTCCAGACTGTCCAAGGTCCAGGAGATCCGCTTTGAACCTCGTCTCCTATCAGAAGAAGACGATAGGCTGAAGCAAGGATCACAGATCa GTTGCTACAACTACCTGTACAGAATGAAAGCTCTGGATGCCATCCGCGACTCAG GAATTCCTCTGCAGGAGATAAGCCGCTGTCCCAGTGCGTTTACTGGACGCAGCTTCAGGAACTGGCTGCTGGAGTTGCGCAACTCCCACTCTCTGATCAAGAGCAGCCGCAGCGCGCTTATTGACCGTTTGCTTGAAGGCTACGACAGCGCTCGCCATGGGACTGGG GTGTTCGGGGAAGCAGAGTTTCTTGAATACCAGCAAGCTCTAAACGAACTGGCTGATGT GGTGAAAGCCTATTCTAGCACCACCAGCCTGGACCAGCATCACCAGTCTGCGGCCAAGGACCTGACAGGCTCTCCTGTCCGGAGCACTCCCTCCACCATCCAGGTCACCTACCTGCCCTCCACCGGCCAGCGCAGCAAGAGGCCCAAACACTTTCTGGAGCTCAAAAGTTTCAAAGACAACTACAACACACTGGAGAGCACCCTGTGA